From the Paludisphaera mucosa genome, one window contains:
- a CDS encoding redoxin family protein has translation MANLHPSRSIRLVAAIATLLASAAVAAGDDPRPAPPTFAEDVAAIVFDNCTSCHRPGEGTPFSLMSYRDVKKRGALIRDVAKSGYMPPWPPAKGWGHFQDERRLTEEQVALIDRWVESGMAEGPAEKTPPTPRFREGGWALGEPDLVVTLPEAFDVPADGPDVYRMFVLPLEQSEDRWVTAVEIRPTARAVVHHALYFLDSTGSARKLDEADPGLGFGRMGFPRTGSLGGWAVGATPRHLPQGLAFPLAKGSDLVVQMHFHPSGKPEREQTSLGLYFAKEPPKKKLMGVQAPMAFGIATELGGRGIEPGDKAFTIRGEWQAPFDVDVVAVGGHAHYLCKTMKAVAELPDGGERKLFAIEDWDFNWQGRYNYAEPVRLPKGTVVRTTLVYDNSKDNPRNPSNPPVHVRWGEASTDEMGAVTLVFVAVDEADAAGYRAPTLFGGGRPGGNPLRDMDPERMATIFHVLDADRDGKLQRDEVPERLRPFMGLLDADRDGALKLDEFLKARGGGGIREGLRRLLPPGDAPSGSAPAATDPTIKDLSGRGWRPLRPAEGTKANVLFFVAPDCPVANQYAPEIGRIARDYAGRPVSFLLVHVDPDVSSARAAGHAREHAIDLPILLDGDHVLVGRTGATTTPEAAVIAADGAIAYRGRIDDRFGKLGRQRPEPGRRDLRGAIDAVLEGRPVAEPRVEAIGCPIVDLKR, from the coding sequence ATGGCGAACCTGCATCCCTCCAGATCGATCCGCCTCGTCGCGGCGATCGCGACCCTCCTGGCCTCGGCCGCCGTCGCGGCCGGGGACGATCCGAGGCCGGCCCCGCCCACCTTCGCCGAGGACGTGGCGGCGATCGTCTTCGACAACTGCACCTCGTGCCATCGGCCGGGCGAGGGGACGCCGTTCTCGCTCATGAGCTACCGGGACGTGAAGAAGCGCGGGGCGCTCATCCGCGACGTCGCGAAGAGCGGCTACATGCCCCCGTGGCCGCCCGCGAAGGGCTGGGGCCATTTTCAGGACGAGCGCCGGCTGACCGAGGAGCAGGTCGCCCTGATCGACCGCTGGGTGGAATCGGGCATGGCCGAGGGGCCGGCCGAGAAGACGCCCCCCACGCCTCGTTTCCGCGAAGGCGGCTGGGCGCTCGGCGAGCCGGACCTGGTCGTCACGCTCCCCGAGGCGTTCGACGTCCCCGCCGACGGGCCCGACGTGTACCGGATGTTCGTCCTGCCGCTGGAGCAGTCCGAGGACCGCTGGGTCACGGCCGTCGAGATCCGCCCCACGGCGCGGGCGGTGGTCCACCACGCGCTCTACTTCCTCGACTCGACCGGCTCGGCCCGCAAGCTGGACGAGGCCGACCCGGGCCTGGGCTTCGGGCGGATGGGCTTCCCCCGCACTGGCTCGCTCGGCGGCTGGGCCGTGGGGGCCACGCCCCGCCACCTGCCGCAGGGCCTGGCCTTCCCTCTCGCGAAGGGGTCGGACCTGGTCGTGCAGATGCACTTCCACCCCTCGGGCAAGCCGGAACGCGAGCAGACCAGCCTGGGCCTCTACTTCGCCAAGGAGCCGCCCAAGAAGAAGCTCATGGGGGTGCAGGCGCCGATGGCGTTCGGGATCGCGACCGAGCTGGGCGGGCGCGGGATCGAGCCGGGCGACAAGGCGTTCACGATCCGCGGCGAATGGCAGGCCCCCTTCGACGTCGACGTCGTCGCGGTCGGCGGCCATGCGCACTACCTCTGCAAGACGATGAAGGCGGTCGCCGAGCTGCCCGACGGCGGCGAGCGGAAGCTGTTCGCCATCGAAGACTGGGACTTCAACTGGCAGGGACGCTACAACTACGCGGAGCCCGTGCGGCTGCCGAAGGGGACCGTCGTCCGCACCACCCTGGTGTACGACAACTCGAAGGACAACCCCCGCAACCCGTCGAATCCCCCGGTGCACGTGCGCTGGGGCGAGGCCTCGACGGACGAGATGGGGGCGGTCACGCTCGTCTTCGTCGCGGTCGACGAGGCGGACGCCGCCGGCTATCGCGCCCCGACGCTGTTCGGCGGCGGCCGGCCCGGCGGCAACCCGCTCCGGGACATGGATCCCGAGCGGATGGCGACGATCTTCCACGTGCTCGACGCCGACCGCGACGGCAAGCTGCAACGCGACGAGGTGCCCGAGCGGCTCCGCCCCTTCATGGGCCTGCTCGACGCCGACCGCGACGGCGCGCTCAAACTCGACGAGTTCTTGAAAGCTCGCGGCGGCGGCGGGATCCGGGAAGGGCTCCGACGCCTGCTGCCGCCCGGCGACGCCCCCTCGGGGTCCGCGCCGGCGGCGACCGACCCGACGATCAAGGACCTCTCCGGCCGGGGCTGGCGGCCGCTCCGGCCTGCCGAGGGGACGAAGGCGAACGTGCTCTTCTTCGTCGCCCCCGATTGCCCGGTCGCGAACCAGTACGCCCCCGAGATCGGCCGGATCGCCCGCGATTACGCCGGCCGACCCGTGAGCTTCCTGCTCGTCCACGTCGATCCCGACGTGTCGTCGGCGAGGGCCGCGGGTCACGCCCGGGAGCACGCGATCGACCTGCCGATCCTGCTCGACGGCGACCACGTTCTGGTCGGTCGCACCGGCGCGACGACCACCCCCGAGGCCGCGGTGATCGCGGCGGACGGGGCGATCGCCTATCGCGGCCGGATCGACGACCGCTTCGGCAAGCTGGGGCGGCAGCGACCGGAGCCCGGCCGCCGCGACCTTCGCGGTGCGATCGACGCCGTCCTCGAAGGCCGCCCCGTCGCCGAGCCCCGGGTCGAGGCGATCGGCTGCCCGATCGTCGACCTGAAGCGCTGA
- a CDS encoding FG-GAP-like repeat-containing protein, with protein sequence MGTTSARLRSAAGILLALATTAAPAQDLERLKFNNPGLVVDLGVGLWAWPLPMDFDGDGDLDLVVDCPDKPYNGVYFFENATGPTSKVKWPVFKPGRRISKGLQNVQVSHVDGRPRVLSPGMEHPDFLKSGLERGEKLDLPANVHPNKVRGNFWRYVDYDGDGRLDVVVGADDWTDYGWDDGYDASGRWTRGPLRGLVYVARNVGESDKPKYDDPFRIMIGDKALEVFGWPSPNFGDFDGDGDLDLLCGEFLDGFTYFENVGTRTKPDYAPGRRLAGPDGAPLVMDLEMITPTAIDWDLDGDLDLIVGDEDGRVALVENAGSVGPARTPRFLAPVYFRQEADDVKFGALATPFGFDWDGDGDFDVVSGNTAGYIGFVENLSGPGVARPRWAAPRLLEADGRTIRITAGPNGSIQGPCEAKWGYTTLSLADWDGDALPDLLVNSILGRVHWYKNVGTRTVPKLAAARPIEVAWTAEHPQPHLAWGWLRPEGDALLTQWRTTPVAVDWNRDGLVDLVMLDQDGYLAFFERARRGDSLVLLPPRRAFLSESGEPLRLNAKAAGGSGRRKICVVDWDRDGKLDLLLNAANALFYRQEGSRDGGWTFRNAGLLSNRNIEGHDVSPTVVDFDADGVPDFLGGAEDGRFYVLRNPTSVGQAATPAVEHDPAHDVREVLTRQEAAWNAGDLDGFLTTYWDSPDLVFQSGGTKTVGFRPTRDRYHARYKAEGRAMGKLDFSGLEVETLGPDAAMARGGWHLVMPDGAEPHGLFTLILRRFPDGWKIVHDHTSVADPEPAKKP encoded by the coding sequence ATGGGAACGACGTCGGCCCGCCTGCGGTCGGCCGCGGGGATCCTCCTGGCGCTCGCGACGACCGCGGCCCCGGCGCAGGACCTGGAGCGGCTCAAGTTCAACAACCCCGGCCTCGTCGTCGACCTGGGCGTGGGGCTCTGGGCCTGGCCGCTGCCGATGGACTTCGACGGCGACGGCGACCTCGACCTGGTCGTCGACTGCCCCGACAAGCCGTACAACGGCGTCTACTTCTTCGAGAACGCGACCGGGCCGACCTCGAAGGTCAAGTGGCCGGTCTTCAAGCCGGGCCGGCGCATCAGCAAAGGGCTGCAGAACGTCCAGGTGAGCCACGTCGACGGCCGCCCGCGGGTCCTCTCGCCGGGCATGGAGCATCCCGACTTCCTCAAGTCGGGCCTGGAGCGCGGGGAGAAGCTCGACCTGCCGGCGAACGTCCACCCCAACAAGGTCCGCGGCAACTTCTGGCGGTACGTCGACTACGACGGCGACGGCCGGCTCGACGTCGTCGTCGGCGCCGACGACTGGACGGACTACGGCTGGGACGACGGCTACGACGCCTCGGGCAGGTGGACGCGCGGGCCGCTGCGCGGCCTCGTCTACGTCGCACGCAACGTCGGCGAGAGCGACAAACCGAAATATGACGACCCGTTCAGGATCATGATCGGCGACAAGGCCCTGGAAGTCTTCGGCTGGCCCTCGCCGAACTTCGGCGACTTCGACGGCGACGGCGACCTGGACCTCCTCTGCGGCGAGTTCCTCGACGGCTTCACCTACTTCGAGAACGTCGGCACGCGGACGAAGCCCGACTACGCGCCGGGGCGCCGACTCGCGGGGCCCGACGGCGCGCCGCTGGTCATGGACCTGGAGATGATCACGCCGACGGCGATCGACTGGGACCTCGACGGCGACCTCGACCTGATCGTCGGCGACGAGGACGGCCGGGTGGCGCTCGTCGAGAACGCCGGATCGGTGGGCCCCGCACGCACGCCGCGGTTCCTCGCCCCGGTCTACTTCCGCCAGGAGGCCGACGACGTCAAGTTCGGCGCGCTCGCCACGCCCTTCGGGTTCGACTGGGACGGCGACGGCGACTTCGACGTCGTCTCGGGGAACACGGCGGGCTATATCGGCTTCGTCGAGAACCTGAGCGGGCCGGGCGTCGCCAGGCCCCGATGGGCCGCGCCCCGGCTGCTGGAGGCCGACGGCCGGACGATCCGGATCACGGCCGGCCCCAACGGCAGCATCCAGGGCCCCTGCGAGGCCAAGTGGGGCTACACGACCCTGAGCCTCGCCGACTGGGACGGCGACGCCCTGCCCGACCTGCTCGTCAACTCGATCCTGGGCCGCGTCCACTGGTACAAAAACGTCGGCACGCGGACGGTGCCGAAGCTCGCGGCGGCGCGGCCGATCGAGGTCGCCTGGACGGCCGAGCATCCCCAGCCGCACCTCGCCTGGGGCTGGCTGCGGCCCGAAGGGGACGCCCTGCTGACCCAGTGGCGGACCACGCCCGTCGCCGTCGACTGGAACCGCGACGGCCTCGTCGACCTGGTGATGCTCGACCAGGACGGCTATCTCGCGTTCTTCGAACGCGCCCGCCGCGGCGATTCGCTCGTCCTGCTGCCGCCCCGGCGGGCCTTCCTGAGCGAGTCGGGCGAGCCCTTGCGGCTGAATGCGAAGGCCGCCGGCGGCAGCGGCCGGCGTAAAATCTGCGTCGTCGACTGGGACCGCGACGGCAAGCTCGACCTGCTGCTCAACGCCGCCAACGCCCTTTTCTACCGCCAGGAGGGCTCGCGCGACGGCGGCTGGACGTTCCGCAACGCGGGACTGCTGTCGAACCGGAACATCGAAGGCCACGACGTGAGCCCGACGGTCGTCGACTTCGACGCCGACGGCGTCCCCGACTTCCTGGGCGGCGCCGAGGACGGCCGGTTCTACGTCCTGCGCAACCCGACGTCCGTCGGCCAGGCCGCCACTCCGGCCGTCGAGCACGACCCCGCGCACGACGTCCGCGAGGTGCTGACCCGCCAGGAAGCCGCCTGGAACGCCGGCGACCTCGACGGCTTCCTGACGACCTACTGGGACTCGCCCGACCTCGTCTTCCAGTCCGGCGGGACGAAGACCGTCGGCTTCCGGCCGACCCGCGACCGCTACCACGCGCGCTACAAGGCCGAGGGCCGCGCGATGGGTAAGCTCGACTTCTCAGGCCTCGAAGTCGAGACCCTCGGCCCCGACGCCGCGATGGCGCGCGGCGGCTGGCACCTCGTGATGCCCGACGGCGCCGAGCCCCACGGCCTCTTCACGCTGATCCTCCGGCGCTTCCCCGACGGCTGGAAGATCGTCCACGACCACACGTCCGTCGCGGACCCCGAGCCGGCGAAGAAGCCGTGA
- a CDS encoding serine hydrolase domain-containing protein has translation MTRRRDWLRSVVGGGAAAFAGTWGVGSSAQEPSATGAGARRTVRRPVVPNPERNALRPVLEPWESRPPIDAQAQALLEAIRARHKLPGLVGAIAKGPAVVSIAATGVRKVGEDDPIRVGDQIHVGSCTKAMTATLVGTLFEEGLLGASSTLAQVFPEYADRLHPDFREATLSHLLTHRAGLPHDAAWWDLPGRNPTEKRYAALVDMCSVAPKTRPGRTYAYSNVGYVLAGLMAEHVTGATWEDLMRARVFEPLYMYSAGFGPPGGDDSSRDVQPYGHEIVRGRLRAVRHDNPEVMGPAGTVHCSIVDWAKFAVAHLRGEREGAKLLLPATYRDLHTPPPGSDYAGGWLVFDRPWAGGRALNHAGSNTMWYANVWLAPARDFAVLVATNQGGGTTAKAADEAVGALLGRYEAAFAGV, from the coding sequence ATGACCCGTCGGCGCGATTGGCTCAGGTCGGTGGTGGGCGGCGGCGCGGCGGCCTTCGCCGGGACGTGGGGCGTGGGTTCGTCGGCCCAGGAGCCGTCCGCGACCGGGGCGGGCGCGCGACGGACGGTCCGCCGGCCCGTCGTCCCGAACCCCGAGCGGAATGCCCTGCGGCCGGTGCTGGAGCCCTGGGAGTCCCGCCCGCCCATCGACGCCCAGGCGCAGGCTCTCCTCGAAGCGATCCGGGCCCGGCACAAGCTCCCCGGCCTCGTCGGCGCGATCGCCAAGGGCCCCGCGGTCGTCTCGATCGCCGCGACGGGCGTGCGCAAGGTCGGCGAGGACGACCCGATCCGCGTGGGCGATCAGATCCACGTCGGCTCATGCACCAAGGCGATGACGGCGACGCTCGTCGGCACCTTGTTCGAAGAGGGGCTGCTGGGGGCGTCGAGCACGCTCGCGCAGGTCTTCCCCGAGTACGCCGACCGACTGCACCCGGATTTCCGCGAGGCGACGCTCTCGCACCTGCTGACCCATCGCGCGGGCCTCCCGCACGACGCCGCGTGGTGGGACCTGCCCGGCCGCAACCCGACCGAGAAGCGATACGCCGCGCTCGTCGACATGTGCTCCGTCGCCCCCAAAACGCGGCCCGGGCGGACCTACGCCTATTCGAACGTCGGCTACGTGCTCGCGGGGCTGATGGCCGAGCACGTCACGGGCGCGACGTGGGAAGACCTGATGCGGGCGCGGGTCTTCGAGCCGCTCTACATGTATTCCGCCGGCTTCGGGCCGCCGGGCGGCGACGACTCCTCGCGCGACGTGCAGCCGTACGGCCACGAGATCGTGCGCGGGAGGCTGCGGGCGGTCCGCCACGACAACCCCGAGGTCATGGGCCCGGCGGGGACGGTGCACTGCTCGATCGTCGACTGGGCGAAGTTCGCCGTCGCCCACCTCCGCGGCGAGCGCGAGGGGGCCAAACTGCTGCTCCCCGCGACCTATCGCGACCTGCACACCCCGCCGCCGGGCTCGGACTACGCCGGCGGCTGGCTGGTCTTCGACCGGCCGTGGGCCGGGGGCCGGGCGCTGAACCACGCCGGGAGCAACACCATGTGGTACGCCAACGTCTGGCTCGCCCCCGCGCGAGACTTCGCCGTCCTCGTCGCCACCAACCAGGGCGGCGGCACGACCGCCAAGGCCGCCGACGAGGCCGTCGGAGCCCTGCTGGGCCGCTACGAGGCGGCCTTCGCCGGCGTTTGA
- a CDS encoding LysM peptidoglycan-binding domain-containing protein produces MPIKHSSGEPRLDPMDVGLNDDLDPRSGSSADPLRDDARIDVGDPVRFVSGGAKAAAAAAATAATATAASVAKRDEGKMDTVLHKVQPGENFWTISRTHYASGRYYRALGKANADQFQRLEDLYVGAVVRIPPPEDLDPAFIDPPGGRSARNRDPSQPETPAVKTAAPAGATPVRRSSRPEGELNLPVSDPSTERAADRDDRRRTSPRDELDEPAPAPRRAKAPVHKVRPHETLRSIARDRLGDSRRAREILDLNRDAVDDPAHLVVGQILDLPDDAE; encoded by the coding sequence GTGCCGATCAAGCACAGCTCGGGCGAGCCCAGGCTCGACCCCATGGACGTCGGCCTGAACGACGATCTCGACCCGCGCTCCGGCTCGTCGGCGGATCCGCTGCGTGACGACGCCCGCATCGACGTCGGCGATCCCGTGCGGTTCGTCTCCGGCGGGGCCAAGGCGGCGGCCGCCGCGGCGGCCACGGCCGCGACGGCGACCGCGGCCTCGGTCGCGAAGCGCGACGAGGGCAAGATGGACACGGTGCTGCACAAGGTGCAGCCCGGCGAGAACTTCTGGACGATCTCGCGGACCCATTACGCCTCCGGCCGCTACTACCGGGCGCTCGGCAAGGCCAACGCCGACCAGTTCCAGCGGCTGGAGGACCTGTACGTCGGGGCCGTCGTCCGCATCCCGCCCCCCGAGGATCTGGACCCCGCGTTCATCGACCCCCCGGGCGGCCGCTCGGCCCGCAACCGCGACCCGAGCCAGCCCGAGACGCCCGCGGTCAAGACGGCCGCGCCCGCCGGCGCGACTCCGGTCCGCCGCTCCAGCCGCCCCGAGGGCGAGCTGAACCTGCCCGTCTCCGACCCCTCGACCGAACGGGCGGCCGATCGCGACGACCGCCGCCGGACGTCGCCGCGCGACGAGCTCGACGAGCCCGCGCCGGCCCCCCGTCGGGCCAAGGCTCCCGTCCACAAGGTCCGGCCCCACGAGACGCTCCGCTCCATCGCCCGCGACCGCCTGGGCGACTCGCGGCGAGCCCGCGAGATCCTCGACCTCAACCGCGACGCCGTCGACGATCCCGCCCACCTGGTCGTCGGCCAGATCCTGGACCTCCCCGACGACGCCGAGTGA
- the rsmH gene encoding 16S rRNA (cytosine(1402)-N(4))-methyltransferase RsmH — protein sequence MSPEETPDPGGLEPERAPRAVHRPVLIDEVVAWLAPREGSILVDGTAGAGGHAAALARRVGDSGRVVAFDRDPEMLELARKATAGLPVSLVHAPYSAMREKLAGRGIAAGEVDGVLLDLGLSSDQLAWRHRGFSFGSDGPLDMRFDPTSDGPTAADLLAESSAEDLATAFFEFGEERFSRRIARRIVETRDAEPLTTTGQLAELVRRCIPGKLRHGPIDPATRVFQALRILVNDELKHLDAILAELPDILAPGGRAAIISFHSLEDRPTKWAFRNDPRWTVLTKKPVIATAEETAVNPRARSAKLRVAERWSNQEPTPTPTSPST from the coding sequence GTGTCACCCGAGGAGACGCCGGATCCAGGCGGGCTCGAACCCGAGCGGGCTCCGCGGGCCGTCCACCGCCCCGTCCTGATCGACGAGGTGGTCGCCTGGCTCGCCCCGCGCGAGGGGTCGATCCTCGTCGACGGCACGGCCGGAGCCGGCGGCCACGCCGCGGCCCTGGCCCGTCGGGTCGGCGACTCCGGCCGCGTGGTGGCCTTCGACCGCGACCCGGAGATGCTGGAGCTGGCCCGCAAGGCGACCGCCGGGCTCCCCGTCTCCCTCGTGCACGCGCCCTACAGCGCGATGCGGGAGAAGCTCGCGGGGCGCGGGATCGCCGCGGGGGAGGTCGACGGCGTGCTGCTGGACCTGGGGCTCTCGTCGGACCAGCTCGCCTGGCGGCATCGCGGCTTCAGCTTCGGCTCGGACGGGCCGCTGGACATGCGGTTCGACCCGACCTCCGACGGCCCGACCGCCGCCGACCTGCTGGCCGAGTCGTCGGCCGAGGACCTCGCCACGGCGTTCTTCGAGTTCGGGGAGGAGCGGTTCAGCCGCCGGATCGCCCGGCGGATCGTCGAGACCCGCGACGCCGAGCCCCTGACCACCACCGGGCAGCTCGCCGAGCTGGTCCGCCGGTGCATCCCGGGCAAGCTGCGGCACGGCCCCATCGACCCGGCGACCCGCGTCTTCCAGGCGCTCCGGATCCTGGTGAACGACGAGCTGAAGCACCTCGACGCGATCCTGGCCGAGCTTCCCGACATCCTGGCGCCCGGCGGCCGCGCCGCGATCATCAGCTTCCATTCGCTGGAAGACCGTCCGACGAAGTGGGCGTTCCGCAACGACCCGAGGTGGACCGTCCTGACCAAGAAACCCGTCATCGCGACGGCCGAGGAAACGGCCGTCAATCCCCGCGCCCGCAGCGCCAAACTAAGGGTGGCCGAACGATGGTCGAATCAGGAACCTACCCCGACCCCGACGAGCCCCAGCACCTGA